From Candidatus Kryptonium sp., the proteins below share one genomic window:
- a CDS encoding SusC/RagA family TonB-linked outer membrane protein has translation MKWIILLILAFVSTSFSQQFGEIRGTVYDRETNNPLPAASVVIVGTQIGSATDLNGNYIIKNVKPGTYKVQARFVGYGSQTKDVTVRAGETVTVDFYLAPTALQLDEIVVTGTGTALEKRSVGNTVGTVTIKDIEIAPVRSITEVLQGRVSGLVALPSSGQAGSAAAIRLRGLISVSQDNSPLIYVDGVRVDNASIDYGSVWTGGQHPSRLNDIIPADIERIEVIKGAAATTLYGTQAANGVIQIFTKKGITGQPTINFMIERGGVSVPKKLYSTGYLIGIFPTGESITLGARRTPDSVKVASEGLANSLLSTGPYEAYFASIRGGTPTVGYYVSGRYENEVGSITSNYFRRISFRGNLNAVGGENWDIQATAGYTYSKLKRPNNDNNIYGVIPNALLARRNLATTTNPYGEPFTPLNIARELNNLQTTHAFTGGVTWNHRPFGTFRHKVTIGFSVTAEENEQLFPYGLGFIYYPYGMKGNQRRTFYSLTLDYSLAWHIALTEKITSSLTAGLQGFADSDYRVFGQGRDFPAPGLSVISAGAVRTADEFRYRVINGGIFVQEQIGFANTFFITGALRLDGNSGFGPDYGLALYPKAQASFIASELGFWPKDIWNSMKLRAAWGQAGLAPGVFDKERTWDAVAGLDGVPAVTPGNIGNRKLKPERSDELEVGFDAGFFNDRLGIEFTYYRQITRDALLLKRYPPSEGWLNLQLTNVGEVRNKGIELTIRSIPVSTSIISLDVNFMISTNDNKVTSLGGTAPLPYGLGGIGEVREGYPINSFWGYKLIGIKPGSLTSALTLLNQYRTGVRTPNNFQNPTHRRTIMNAIASTAVVVDSVKTFLGNAYPKLNGSISATLTLFRRISVYAFVEWATKFYVYNNTARFMVRYNTYVPEIEAQQKVFMARDTVELEQALREWMKYDWRADALWVQKGDFIRLREIGISYTLPTSFTRFLASRRVTLTFSARNVALWTKYGGPDPQVNYAGTGPNLNQGTDFLTLPQSTRYIFSLSVEF, from the coding sequence ATGAAATGGATAATTTTATTAATTTTGGCTTTTGTTTCTACTTCTTTTTCTCAGCAATTCGGTGAAATCAGGGGAACTGTTTATGATAGGGAAACAAATAACCCACTTCCAGCAGCATCTGTTGTAATAGTGGGAACACAAATAGGTTCTGCTACCGATCTTAATGGTAATTATATTATCAAAAATGTTAAACCGGGCACATACAAAGTGCAGGCAAGGTTTGTTGGATATGGTTCTCAAACAAAAGATGTAACGGTGAGAGCGGGTGAAACCGTAACTGTTGATTTTTATCTCGCGCCAACAGCTTTGCAGTTAGACGAGATAGTCGTCACTGGAACTGGAACAGCTCTTGAGAAGAGAAGTGTTGGAAATACAGTTGGTACTGTCACAATTAAAGATATTGAAATTGCTCCTGTAAGAAGTATTACAGAAGTGCTTCAGGGTAGAGTTTCTGGACTTGTTGCATTACCAAGCTCGGGTCAAGCTGGTAGCGCAGCTGCAATTAGATTAAGAGGTTTAATAAGTGTATCTCAAGATAATTCACCATTGATTTATGTTGATGGCGTAAGAGTTGACAATGCAAGCATTGACTATGGATCAGTTTGGACTGGCGGACAACATCCATCAAGATTAAACGATATAATCCCAGCTGATATAGAAAGAATTGAAGTTATAAAGGGAGCAGCTGCAACTACTTTATATGGAACTCAAGCAGCAAATGGCGTTATCCAAATCTTTACAAAGAAAGGTATAACAGGACAGCCAACTATTAATTTCATGATTGAACGAGGTGGTGTAAGTGTTCCAAAGAAACTTTATTCAACTGGTTATCTGATTGGAATTTTCCCAACAGGCGAGAGTATAACACTTGGAGCTCGCAGAACTCCAGATAGTGTAAAAGTTGCAAGCGAAGGGCTTGCAAATAGCTTGCTATCAACTGGACCATATGAGGCATATTTTGCTTCTATTCGTGGTGGAACACCAACTGTAGGTTATTATGTTTCAGGAAGATATGAAAATGAGGTTGGTTCTATTACATCAAACTATTTCAGGCGAATTTCTTTTAGGGGTAATTTAAATGCAGTAGGTGGGGAAAACTGGGATATACAAGCTACCGCTGGTTATACTTATTCTAAATTGAAACGACCAAATAACGATAATAACATCTATGGAGTAATTCCGAATGCTTTGTTGGCACGAAGAAATTTAGCTACAACTACAAATCCTTATGGCGAACCATTCACACCTTTAAATATCGCTCGTGAGTTAAATAACCTTCAAACAACACATGCCTTTACAGGTGGTGTGACTTGGAATCATAGACCTTTTGGAACCTTCAGACACAAAGTAACAATTGGATTTAGCGTTACAGCGGAAGAGAATGAGCAGCTTTTCCCATACGGACTTGGATTTATTTATTATCCTTATGGAATGAAAGGTAATCAAAGAAGGACATTCTATTCTTTGACACTTGATTATTCTCTTGCTTGGCATATTGCTTTGACAGAGAAGATCACTTCATCTCTAACTGCTGGACTTCAGGGCTTTGCCGATTCAGACTATAGAGTTTTTGGACAGGGAAGAGATTTCCCAGCACCAGGTCTTTCGGTAATTTCAGCAGGAGCAGTAAGAACAGCTGATGAATTTAGGTATAGAGTTATCAATGGTGGAATTTTTGTCCAAGAGCAAATTGGATTTGCAAATACTTTCTTCATAACAGGTGCTTTGCGACTTGATGGGAATAGCGGATTTGGTCCAGACTATGGACTTGCTCTTTATCCAAAAGCTCAAGCATCATTCATTGCATCTGAACTTGGTTTTTGGCCAAAGGATATCTGGAATTCAATGAAATTAAGAGCAGCTTGGGGTCAAGCTGGACTTGCACCAGGTGTGTTTGACAAGGAAAGAACTTGGGATGCTGTCGCTGGTCTTGATGGTGTTCCTGCGGTTACACCAGGAAATATTGGAAATAGAAAACTTAAACCTGAAAGAAGCGATGAATTAGAAGTTGGTTTTGACGCTGGTTTCTTTAATGATAGACTTGGAATTGAATTTACATATTATAGGCAGATAACAAGAGATGCTTTGCTTTTGAAACGCTACCCACCATCTGAAGGATGGCTAAATCTCCAGCTTACAAATGTTGGTGAGGTAAGAAATAAGGGAATTGAATTAACAATAAGAAGTATTCCTGTATCAACTTCTATAATTTCGTTGGATGTTAACTTCATGATATCAACAAATGACAATAAGGTAACTTCTCTCGGTGGCACAGCACCACTTCCATATGGTTTAGGTGGAATCGGAGAAGTACGAGAAGGGTATCCAATAAACTCATTCTGGGGTTATAAGTTAATTGGTATAAAACCAGGTTCTCTAACATCTGCGCTCACACTTCTTAACCAGTATAGAACGGGTGTGAGAACGCCGAATAACTTCCAGAACCCGACACACAGAAGAACAATAATGAACGCTATTGCTAGCACTGCGGTTGTGGTTGACTCTGTAAAGACATTCCTTGGAAATGCCTATCCAAAGCTAAATGGTTCAATTTCCGCAACCTTGACTTTGTTTAGAAGAATTAGTGTCTATGCATTTGTAGAATGGGCAACGAAGTTTTATGTTTATAATAATACTGCAAGGTTTATGGTTAGATATAACACTTATGTTCCAGAAATTGAGGCACAGCAAAAGGTATTTATGGCAAGGGATACAGTAGAACTTGAACAGGCGCTTAGAGAATGGATGAAGTATGATTGGAGAGCTGATGCCCTTTGGGTTCAAAAAGGTGACTTCATTAGATTAAGAGAAATTGGGATATCTTATACTTTGCCAACTAGCTTTACAAGATTCTTGGCTTCAAGAAGGGTAACTCTTACATTTTCCGCAAGAAATGTAGCTCTTTGGACAAAATACGGTGGTCCTGATCCACAAGTTAATTATGCTGGTACAGGTCCAAATCTAAACCAAGGTACGGATTTCTTAACTTTACCTCAATCAACGCGATATATTTTCAGTTTAAGTGTTGAATTTTAA
- a CDS encoding RagB/SusD family nutrient uptake outer membrane protein has protein sequence MKILKSIVLFGLLILYVGCKQSLQVENPNQITDENLNQSTAIPAIVTGIAADFAVQYQWTIICSGLLSNELIHIGSFPTFREMHDGQVQDNNTTMEDWFGFIQRARWVAENGAERIKRIVGEDSAKKMIEYALARIYAGFSLIHLADMWNGAPIDGGPLLTRAQIYDRAIAHFTEVINIADGLPAGRTFRNGHQTLNRDQVKAIAYLGRARAKLHKGDLPGAYNDVANPALFTGLRFDAVYSENTSRENNQVYIFAYDRPEVAVGPRHQIVGDPRVPVERPTAGRPYWRQTKYPTRAADIPIVKWQEANLIRAEYFHSQGNITAALAEINRIRAAAGLKDTTVGNSPAALLNLIREERQKEFFLEGMYLQDLRRFNDPFLQGRMAFFPLGRREKDTNPNL, from the coding sequence ATGAAGATTTTAAAATCAATCGTTTTATTTGGTCTCTTAATTCTCTATGTTGGATGTAAACAGTCACTTCAAGTTGAAAATCCGAACCAAATAACTGATGAGAACTTAAATCAATCTACAGCAATTCCTGCAATTGTAACTGGTATTGCAGCAGATTTTGCCGTTCAATATCAATGGACAATAATTTGCTCTGGATTGTTAAGTAATGAGCTTATTCATATTGGTTCATTCCCAACATTTAGAGAGATGCACGATGGGCAGGTTCAAGACAATAATACAACTATGGAAGATTGGTTTGGTTTTATTCAAAGAGCGCGTTGGGTTGCTGAAAATGGAGCAGAAAGAATTAAAAGGATCGTTGGAGAGGACTCAGCGAAGAAAATGATTGAATATGCACTGGCTCGTATTTATGCTGGTTTCTCGCTTATTCACTTGGCAGATATGTGGAATGGTGCTCCGATTGATGGAGGTCCACTATTGACAAGAGCTCAAATTTATGATAGAGCTATTGCGCACTTCACCGAAGTTATAAATATAGCCGACGGTTTACCAGCGGGAAGAACATTTAGAAATGGACATCAGACATTAAATAGAGATCAGGTTAAAGCAATTGCTTATTTAGGAAGAGCAAGGGCGAAATTACATAAGGGTGATTTACCAGGAGCTTACAACGATGTTGCAAATCCAGCCTTGTTTACTGGGCTTAGGTTTGACGCTGTATATTCAGAAAATACAAGCAGGGAAAACAATCAAGTATACATTTTTGCTTACGATAGACCTGAAGTTGCAGTTGGACCAAGACATCAAATCGTTGGAGACCCCAGAGTTCCAGTTGAGCGACCAACCGCTGGAAGACCATACTGGAGGCAGACAAAATATCCAACTCGTGCTGCAGATATACCAATAGTAAAGTGGCAAGAAGCTAATTTGATAAGAGCTGAGTATTTCCATTCACAGGGAAACATTACAGCAGCACTTGCTGAAATTAACAGAATTAGAGCAGCAGCAGGTTTAAAAGATACAACAGTTGGAAACTCACCTGCTGCTTTATTAAACCTTATTCGCGAGGAAAGGCAAAAAGAATTTTTCTTGGAGGGAATGTATCTGCAAGATTTGAGAAGATTTAACGATCCATTTTTGCAGGGACGAATGGCGTTCTTCCCACTTGGTAGAAGAGAAAAAGATACGAATCCTAACTTATAA